One window from the genome of Rhodopirellula halodulae encodes:
- a CDS encoding 3-keto-disaccharide hydrolase, with amino-acid sequence MNRPHFLLLSICFSLVSNSLLTSPQAAADEDGFVAIFDGQSFDGWKKATENPNSWKVVDGMLVCDGARSHLFYVGDLAPLKSFHFKADVKVEPGSNAGIYFHTKYQESDWPKFGYECQVNVSHKDPKKTSSLYGVENVDAETLAANNIRDNEWYTQEIIVRGDHIQLIVNGKTMVDYTEPSDKEAFSERFERRLGEGTFALQAHDPDSKAYFKNLRVKPLDE; translated from the coding sequence ATGAATCGTCCCCACTTTCTGCTATTGAGCATCTGTTTTTCGCTGGTTTCCAACTCGCTTCTGACCTCGCCTCAAGCGGCGGCGGACGAAGACGGCTTCGTCGCCATCTTCGACGGCCAGTCCTTTGACGGCTGGAAGAAAGCGACGGAAAACCCAAACAGTTGGAAAGTGGTCGACGGCATGCTGGTGTGCGACGGAGCACGCTCACACCTGTTCTACGTCGGCGATTTGGCTCCTTTAAAAAGCTTTCATTTCAAGGCGGACGTGAAAGTCGAACCGGGCAGCAACGCGGGGATTTACTTCCACACGAAGTATCAAGAATCCGATTGGCCAAAATTTGGCTACGAATGCCAGGTCAACGTCAGCCACAAAGACCCCAAGAAAACCAGTTCCCTGTACGGCGTGGAAAACGTCGATGCGGAAACGCTGGCGGCCAACAACATTCGTGACAACGAATGGTACACACAAGAAATCATTGTCCGCGGCGATCACATTCAACTGATCGTCAACGGAAAAACCATGGTGGACTACACCGAACCGAGCGACAAAGAAGCTTTCTCCGAACGATTCGAACGCCGGTTGGGTGAAGGCACGTTTGCCTTGCAAGCCCACGACCCTGATAGCAAAGCCTACTTCAAGAACCTGCGAGTCAAACCACTCGATGAGTAA
- the nadC gene encoding carboxylating nicotinate-nucleotide diphosphorylase gives MDYQPVELDDALENDLRQLVRLSIAEDLDVAVDWTTVTMIAPERRGACQIVPRVDGVAAGIALAPWIVDEFDADLDVEVLIEEGASLVPGKPVVRLSGSARDLLTSERVLLNILSRMCGVASLTQRYVNAMAGGSARLYDTRKTTPGWRRLEKYAVRCGGGHNHRTGLFDGFLIKDNHLALGRGGNGSDPLTAGEAAKRAVEMRGASVDQLVAPSMVEIEVDTLQQFEQVVTTGIDICLLDNFSLDDLRSAVARRDELGVNVELEASGNITIDTIAKVAATGVDRISSGALTHQATWLDLGMDWFDG, from the coding sequence ATGGATTACCAACCCGTCGAATTGGACGACGCGCTCGAGAACGATCTTCGCCAATTGGTCCGACTTTCCATCGCAGAAGACTTGGACGTGGCGGTGGACTGGACGACGGTCACCATGATCGCTCCTGAACGCCGTGGGGCATGCCAGATTGTCCCGCGTGTTGATGGGGTCGCGGCCGGCATCGCGTTGGCACCTTGGATCGTCGATGAGTTCGATGCAGATCTGGATGTCGAAGTCTTGATCGAAGAAGGTGCCTCATTGGTCCCCGGAAAACCCGTGGTGCGACTGTCAGGTTCCGCACGAGACTTGCTGACCAGCGAACGCGTCTTGCTCAATATCCTTTCGCGAATGTGCGGGGTGGCTTCGCTGACCCAGCGCTACGTCAACGCGATGGCGGGCGGCTCGGCGCGGCTTTACGACACTCGGAAAACCACTCCTGGATGGCGGCGTTTGGAAAAGTACGCGGTCCGCTGCGGCGGAGGTCACAACCATCGCACGGGTTTGTTCGATGGTTTTCTGATCAAGGACAACCACTTGGCCCTGGGTCGCGGCGGCAATGGCAGCGATCCGTTGACGGCGGGCGAGGCGGCGAAACGCGCGGTGGAGATGCGCGGCGCCAGTGTCGATCAGTTGGTCGCACCGAGCATGGTGGAGATTGAAGTCGACACGTTGCAGCAATTCGAACAAGTTGTCACGACAGGAATCGACATCTGCTTGCTGGACAACTTTTCGTTGGACGACCTCCGCAGCGCCGTGGCGCGGCGTGATGAGTTGGGCGTGAACGTTGAATTGGAGGCGTCGGGAAACATCACGATCGACACAATCGCCAAAGTGGCTGCGACCGGTGTGGACCGTATCAGCAGTGGAGCTTTGACTCACCAAGCCACTTGGTTGGACCTGGGGATGGATTGGTTCGACGGTTGA
- a CDS encoding peptidylprolyl isomerase has protein sequence MPSLCRSVLPCLLAIVLLAGGMAVGTSNVAHAQVPTRAEVDAAQATHLPTDPATVLAVVGRNRILLGELSPRVEASIAQVLKKTEEKVPEDQLHFVRLRMTRGLLAQTIQNRMLREAFLLDQVGTQAADKRREAEATMSAKARQMFYETELPELKEKAGVDTVAELDEKLREKGMSLAVRQREFMDQMLGSLYLRGKVNKDPSISLSEIVQYYQAHRTEYEHKARARWEQLTVMFDKFPSKEAALAAIMQMGNEALYGGSMTSVAKAKSQEPFASSGGVHDWTNQGALASTVLDQQIFSVPVGEMTDVIEDTNAYHIIRVLEREDEGVSPISDVQDDISDLLRQQKIQAAQAEVMVEVRRRVPVWSLYPDDFPGAKPLTQVSARPALQR, from the coding sequence ATGCCTTCGCTTTGCCGATCTGTTCTGCCTTGTTTGCTTGCCATCGTTCTCTTGGCAGGTGGAATGGCGGTTGGCACGTCGAACGTGGCGCATGCGCAAGTCCCAACCCGGGCGGAAGTGGATGCGGCGCAAGCGACGCATCTGCCAACCGATCCTGCCACCGTTTTGGCCGTTGTGGGACGCAACCGAATTCTGCTGGGCGAATTGAGCCCACGTGTGGAGGCGAGCATTGCTCAGGTGCTGAAGAAAACCGAAGAGAAAGTCCCCGAAGATCAACTGCATTTCGTTCGACTTCGTATGACGCGCGGTTTGTTGGCTCAAACCATCCAAAACCGAATGCTGCGGGAAGCGTTCTTGCTGGATCAAGTCGGCACACAGGCTGCTGACAAACGCCGTGAGGCGGAAGCCACGATGAGCGCGAAAGCTCGTCAGATGTTTTACGAAACCGAGCTACCCGAGCTGAAAGAAAAAGCCGGCGTGGACACGGTTGCGGAGCTCGATGAAAAGCTTCGGGAAAAAGGCATGTCGCTGGCGGTTCGTCAACGCGAATTCATGGATCAGATGCTGGGCAGTTTGTACCTGCGAGGCAAAGTCAACAAAGACCCCTCGATTTCGTTGTCTGAAATTGTTCAGTACTACCAGGCTCATCGAACAGAGTACGAACATAAAGCCCGCGCCCGTTGGGAACAGTTGACGGTGATGTTTGACAAGTTCCCAAGTAAGGAGGCGGCACTTGCCGCTATCATGCAAATGGGGAACGAAGCTCTCTACGGGGGTAGTATGACGAGCGTCGCGAAAGCGAAGAGCCAGGAACCGTTTGCAAGTTCCGGTGGGGTGCATGATTGGACCAATCAAGGCGCTTTAGCTTCGACCGTTTTGGATCAACAGATCTTCAGTGTCCCGGTCGGCGAAATGACGGATGTGATCGAAGACACCAACGCCTACCACATCATCCGTGTTTTGGAACGCGAGGATGAGGGCGTGTCGCCGATCAGCGATGTTCAGGACGATATTTCGGACCTGCTGCGACAACAAAAAATTCAGGCCGCCCAAGCGGAAGTCATGGTGGAAGTCCGCCGACGGGTTCCCGTTTGGTCGCTGTACCCAGATGACTTCCCCGGTGCGAAGCCACTGACACAAGTTTCCGCTCGTCCCGCACTGCAAAGGTAG
- the purD gene encoding phosphoribosylamine--glycine ligase has protein sequence MSKYNVLIVGSGGREHALAWKIQQSPHVETVFVAPGNAGTGVDATNVDIDPADHDAVIEFAKQNKVGLVVVGPEAPLVAGLVDALTDAGLRAFGPSKAASELEGSKVFCKNLLRSADIPTADYRTFRSADDASRYIKDRFSEPTDPVNVVVKADGLAAGKGVVVCETRSEALEAIDRIAARKEFGAAGKELIIEERLTGPEISVLAITDGETIVTLPPAQDHKPAHDGDTGPNTGGMGAYCPAPVLDEETLAKVESSILVPVVHAMKRSRRPFKGILYAGLMLTPAGPKVLEFNVRFGDPECQPLLMRLKTDLVEVMQAVVDGKLEETGPLEFDDRPAICVVMASEGYPADYEKGHPITGIDAADQMTDVKVFHAGTQQRDGQIVNTGGRVLGVTAMGDSISAAKLQAYKAVREIRWQGAWCRKDISDKALVTANKA, from the coding sequence ATGAGTAAATACAACGTCCTGATTGTTGGATCCGGCGGACGCGAACACGCACTGGCGTGGAAGATCCAACAAAGCCCGCATGTGGAAACGGTTTTCGTTGCACCTGGAAACGCGGGCACCGGTGTGGACGCAACCAATGTGGACATCGACCCCGCCGATCACGACGCGGTCATCGAATTTGCCAAGCAAAACAAAGTGGGCTTGGTCGTGGTTGGACCGGAAGCTCCCTTGGTCGCCGGATTGGTCGATGCACTGACCGACGCGGGACTGCGTGCGTTTGGCCCGAGCAAAGCGGCCTCGGAATTGGAAGGCAGCAAAGTCTTCTGCAAGAACCTGCTTCGTTCAGCGGATATCCCCACCGCCGACTACCGCACGTTCCGCAGTGCGGACGATGCCTCACGCTACATCAAGGATCGTTTCAGCGAGCCGACCGACCCGGTCAACGTGGTTGTCAAAGCCGACGGTTTGGCGGCCGGAAAAGGCGTCGTGGTTTGCGAAACGCGAAGCGAAGCGTTGGAAGCCATCGATCGCATCGCGGCTCGAAAGGAATTTGGCGCGGCAGGCAAAGAACTGATCATTGAGGAGCGTTTGACGGGCCCCGAGATCAGTGTTCTCGCGATCACCGACGGTGAAACCATCGTGACGCTTCCGCCGGCACAGGACCACAAGCCCGCCCACGATGGTGACACCGGCCCGAACACCGGTGGCATGGGAGCCTACTGCCCGGCACCGGTTTTGGACGAGGAAACGTTGGCGAAGGTCGAATCAAGCATTTTGGTTCCCGTCGTGCACGCGATGAAGCGTTCACGACGACCGTTCAAAGGCATCCTGTACGCGGGGTTGATGCTGACTCCAGCCGGCCCGAAAGTGCTCGAGTTCAATGTGCGTTTTGGTGACCCGGAATGCCAACCATTGTTGATGCGTCTGAAGACCGACTTGGTCGAAGTCATGCAGGCTGTGGTGGACGGCAAGCTGGAAGAAACAGGACCACTTGAGTTCGATGACCGTCCCGCGATTTGTGTTGTGATGGCCAGTGAAGGTTACCCGGCCGACTACGAAAAGGGTCACCCGATCACCGGCATCGACGCCGCGGATCAAATGACGGACGTGAAAGTCTTCCACGCGGGAACGCAGCAGCGTGACGGGCAAATCGTCAACACGGGCGGACGGGTTTTGGGCGTGACCGCCATGGGCGATTCGATCAGCGCCGCGAAATTACAGGCGTACAAAGCCGTCCGCGAAATTCGTTGGCAAGGTGCATGGTGCCGCAAAGACATCAGTGACAAAGCCCTCGTCACCGCCAATAAAGCGTAA